The Lepus europaeus isolate LE1 chromosome 1, mLepTim1.pri, whole genome shotgun sequence genome contains the following window.
ACTTTGATCTTCTCCATCAGGGCCATGCCAGTTTTTGCCCcttattctttttattcattttagaaataattatcaAATTTCATGAAAAACTCTCTTAAGATTCTTCCtggatttgcattttaaaaaaatatttatttatttatttatttgagaggtagagttacagacagagagaaagagagacagagaagaaggtcaTCTGGACTTGCATTAAATCTTTAGGTCAACTTTTGGGAGAATTGAAATCATTTGATACTTAGtgctccaatccatgaacatggtattcATGTTCGTTTACTATCTCTCAACacagttttatattttctcaCTAGAAGGCTCACAAATCTTTGGTTAGGTTGATTCCAAAGTTCCTTATATTTGCTGTTATTATCATTAATAATTATAACTTGGTTGCtagtatatagaaatataattttttttattttttattttttttttactttttaacttttatttaatgaatataaatttccagtgtacagcttatggattacaatggcttccccccccccataacttccctcccacccgcaaccctcccctctcccgctccctctccccttccatttgcatcaagattcattttcaattctctttatatacagaagatcaatttagtataaagatttcaacagtttgcacccacatagaaacacaaagtgaaacatactgtttgagtactagttatagcattaaatcaaaatgtacagcacattaaggacagagatcccacatgaggagcaagtgcacagtggctcctgttgttgacccaacaaattgacactctagtttatggcaccagtaaccaccctaggctctcgtcatgagttgccaaggctatggaagccttccaagtttgccgactctgatcatatttagacaaggtcataaaagacagagtgaggatagtaatcaatgatcctaagagtggcatttaccaggtttgaacaattatacagcattaagtggggaagaggaccatcagtacacacatgttgggagtagagccattggtggtagagtagaggttatgattacaaaggaatgaggcccgagtgcactagacagggcctagaacaaaggacagagtcattattagaggagctaagaaaggtgctgtctaagctacaattaagttttctgattgagaggcaaatagaacctgatagaaggggcttgataataatctggtgggctttaggccttgtaaattcagaggcccagacctatctatctcttcacatggggtatatcctaagggaggtgtgaacctcagaaatataatttttaaaatactgacagCAAATTTGTCAAGctgtccttctttctttctttctttctttctttttttgacacgATGGCAATTTATTAACAGAAAACAATCTGGGGAGTCCTGTTCACAGGCGGCGACCACAGCGACCCCCCTTCCTGCGGGTGCTGTCGGAGGGGATGGGGGTGACATCCTCAATTCGCCCAATTTTCATACCCGAGCGGGCAAGGGCTCTGAGAGCCGACTGGGCCCCAGGTCCAGGGGTCTTTGTCCTATTTCCTCCTGTGGCCCGGAGTTTGATGTGGAGGGCGGTGATGCCCAGCTCCTTGCACCTCTGAGCTACATCCTGGGCGGCCAACATGGCGGCGTATGGCGAGGACTCGTCTCGGTCGGCCTTCACCTTCATGCCACCAGTCACTTGGCAGATAGTTTCCTTGCAAGAAAGATCAGTGACGTGGACGACGATGTCATTGAAGGATGCGAAGATGTGGCAGACACTGAAGACATTCTCCCCCTCAGCCACCTGCGGCCCAAGGCTGATGACCtgttccttcttcttttccttcccctTGCGAGGTGCCATTGCTGCGCGTCTTCGCCGGACTCCACTACCGGAAAGatccttctttcttttaaagatttattttacttatttgaaagagtaacaaagagagaaagagacacacacacagagagagagagaggtcttccatctgctagttcactccccaaatggccacaaaggctggagctgaggccaggagccaggagcttcttccaggtctcccatgtgagtgcagggatccaagcacttgggccatcttcctctgctttcccaggcgcattgcagggag
Protein-coding sequences here:
- the LOC133767893 gene encoding small ribosomal subunit protein uS11-like, with protein sequence MAPRKGKEKKKEQVISLGPQVAEGENVFSVCHIFASFNDIVVHVTDLSCKETICQVTGGMKVKADRDESSPYAAMLAAQDVAQRCKELGITALHIKLRATGGNRTKTPGPGAQSALRALARSGMKIGRIEDVTPIPSDSTRRKGGRCGRRL